From the genome of Metarhizium brunneum chromosome 4, complete sequence, one region includes:
- the Dpm1 gene encoding Dolichol-phosphate mannosyltransferase subunit 1 translates to MAPAKASKNKYSVILPTYNERRNLPIMTWLLNRTFTESKLDWELIIVDDGSPDGTQEVANQLVKAYAPHVVLKSRSGKLGLGTAYVHGLQFVTGNFVIIMDADFSHHPKFIPQMVALQESGNYDIVTGTRYAGNGGVYGWDLKRKFVSRGANLFADTVLRPGVSDLTGSFRLYKKSVLEKVIGSTESKGYSFQMEMMVRAKAMGCTVAEVPISFVDRLYGESKLGGSEIVEYAKGVFSLWLKV, encoded by the exons ATGGCTCCCGCCAAAGCCTCCAAGAACAAGTACTCGGTGATTCTGCCCACGTACAATGAACGTCGAAACCTGCCCATCATGACGTGGTTGCTGAACCGCACCTTTACCGAGAG CAAACTCGATTGGGAACTCATCATTGTCGACGACGGTTCTCCCGATGGCACCCAAGAAGTCGCCAACCAGCTGGTCAAGGCCTACGCTCCTCACGTCGTCCTCAAGAGTCGCTCCGGCAAGCTCGGTCTCGGAACCGCCTACGTCCACGGCCTGCAGTTTGTCACCGGCAACtttgtcatcatcatggatgCCGACTTCTCGCACCACCCCAAGTTCATCCCGCAGATGGTTGCGCTCCAGGAGTCGGGCAACTACGACATTGTCACGGGCACGCGGTATgccggcaacggcggcgTCTACGGCTGGGACCTGAAGCGCAAGTTTGTCAGCCGTGGCGCCAACTTGTTTGCGGACACGGTGCTGCGTCCCGGCGTGAGCGATCTGACGGGTAGTTTCCGGCTGTACAAGAAGAGCGTGTTGGAGAAGGTGATTGGCAGCACGGAGAGCAAGGGCTACAGCTTCCAGATGGAAATGATGGTTcgcgccaaggccatgggGTGCACGGTCGCCGAGGTGCCCATTTCGTTTGTGGACAGGCTGTACGGCGAGAGCAAGCTCGGCGGTTCAGAAATTGTCGAGTACGCCAAGGGCGTGTTTTCATTGTGGTTGAAGGTATAG
- the fabG_2 gene encoding 3-oxoacyl-[acyl-carrier-protein] reductase FabG, translated as MTDRVAQISQHLNYPRGLLANQVAIVTGSGQGIGAETARLFANEGAKVVVTDIDAAKSDAVADAINKSGGQAISVPGDIMSPSYIQSLVSQAASFGNGKIHIIVNNAGYTWDGVIHKMTDKQWDTIIALHCTAPFNLVRAAAPYFRVRDGEPRCVVNVSSTSGVHGNAGQINYALAKAGVTGFTKTIAKEWGPRFGVRANAVAFGHIATRLTAAKEEGAFVAGPDGQRIALGIPQKQKQKGAGAEGAAAAYADIPLGRPGTPAEAAASILAVASPLFSYVSGQTIMVTGGRNM; from the exons atgacGGACCGCGTCGCCCAAATCTCCCAACACCTCAACTACCCGCGCGGCCTGCTCGCCAACCAAgtcgccatcgtcaccgGCAGCGGCCAAGGCATCGGCGCCGAAACAGCCAGGCTATTCGCCAACGAAGGCGCCAAGGTTGTCGTCACCGACATTGACGCCG CCAAGAGCGATGCCGTagccgacgccatcaacaagtcAGGCGGGCAGGCCATCTCCGTCCCAGGAGACATCATGTCGCCGTCCTACATCCAGAGCCTCGTGTCCCAGGCGGCCTCGttcggcaacggcaagatccacatcatcgtcaacaacgccggGTACACGTGGGACGGGGTCATCCACAAGATGACCGACAAGCAGTGGGACACCATCATCGCGCTGCACTGCACCGCGCCCTTCAACCTGGTgcgcgcggcggcgccctACTTCCGCGTCCGGGACGGCGAGCCGCGGTGCGTCGTCAACGTCTCCTCGACGAGCGGCGTGCACGGCAACGCCGGCCAGATCAACTACGCCCTCGCAAAGGCCGGCGTCACGGGCTTCACCAAGACCATCGCCAAGGAGTGGGGGCCGCGCTTCGGCGTGCGCGCCAACGCCGTCGCCTTTGGGCACATTGCCACGCGGCtgacggcggccaaggaggagggcgCCTTCGTCGCCGGCCCGGACGGGCAGAGGATCGCGCTGGGCATCccgcagaagcagaagcagaagggCGCCGGGGCCGAGGGGGCCGCCGCTGCGTATGCCGATATTCCGCTCGGGAGGCCCGGCACgccggcggaggcggcggcgagcatTCTGGCCGTCGCGAGTCCCTTGTTTTCCTACGTTTCTGGCCAGACCATCATGGTGACGGGGGGGAGGAACATGTAG